A part of Haladaptatus caseinilyticus genomic DNA contains:
- a CDS encoding PQQ-binding-like beta-propeller repeat protein codes for MGAVSLESTAAAAQKDNNNIRKDINWNTARANAQRTGTINTSGPTPYTATKWKRNLAGSMFSKEPVVADGTVYLAVTTNSDPTEGGGFIGAYDIETGNQQWIQSDYPSPKTPTVGESLIYFATNVPEISKENKGGLYGVERESGDTVWSRKDTLKWTSPIVVGSRLYTSNSDGAYALNRKSGETIWRTKDIGMLTDGGDGALSYANGTIFFSDGTALNAADGSVKWRVTDSNSAFANHTIVDNRVYYLRTKYVENDNDVVTVESRSVRDGTVDWSHEIGGKNIIDRRFAVADGHVLFFDSERETITALNAKTGSQIWTKELVGDYFSNFTIANGIIYIGGRYIDLTNPGIIQAAIHALDLKTGNREWSHLLDASNLTTSPEGMIGAGTPVVSAGKIFTTTYPAGSILDHHYIQYSNFFVLEASNSLPDGERIIASQSK; via the coding sequence ATGGGTGCAGTAAGTCTTGAATCCACGGCTGCAGCTGCACAAAAGGACAATAACAACATTCGAAAGGATATCAATTGGAATACAGCCCGAGCAAATGCACAACGGACTGGAACAATCAATACTAGCGGACCAACTCCCTATACAGCAACAAAATGGAAGAGAAACTTGGCAGGCAGTATGTTCTCGAAAGAACCTGTCGTCGCTGATGGGACAGTCTATCTTGCAGTTACGACAAATAGTGATCCCACGGAGGGTGGCGGATTTATTGGTGCATATGATATCGAAACTGGAAATCAACAATGGATACAATCAGATTACCCTTCACCAAAGACACCCACCGTTGGTGAATCTCTGATTTATTTTGCTACTAACGTTCCGGAAATAAGTAAAGAGAACAAAGGAGGTCTCTATGGTGTTGAACGAGAGAGTGGCGATACTGTTTGGAGTCGTAAAGACACACTCAAATGGACATCTCCAATAGTAGTGGGAAGCCGACTATATACCTCGAATAGTGACGGCGCATATGCGCTCAATCGAAAGAGTGGTGAGACCATTTGGCGGACAAAGGATATTGGTATGCTAACTGACGGTGGGGATGGAGCATTGAGTTATGCTAATGGGACTATATTCTTTAGTGACGGCACTGCGCTAAATGCTGCAGACGGATCTGTAAAGTGGCGAGTAACAGATAGCAACTCGGCATTTGCGAATCATACTATTGTGGATAATCGAGTGTATTATCTCCGAACTAAATATGTTGAAAATGACAATGACGTTGTTACGGTTGAATCACGATCGGTTAGGGATGGGACAGTTGATTGGAGTCATGAGATTGGTGGTAAAAACATTATAGATAGACGATTCGCAGTCGCTGATGGCCATGTGCTCTTTTTCGACTCCGAGAGGGAAACGATAACAGCCCTAAATGCAAAAACAGGATCACAGATCTGGACAAAAGAGCTGGTTGGCGACTATTTCAGTAATTTCACTATAGCAAACGGTATTATCTATATTGGCGGTCGATATATCGATCTCACAAACCCTGGTATAATCCAAGCAGCGATTCATGCGCTTGATTTGAAAACCGGGAATCGTGAATGGTCTCACCTATTAGATGCAAGTAACCTCACCACATCTCCTGAAGGAATGATTGGTGCTGGAACTCCTGTTGTTAGCGCTGGAAAAATATTTACTACAACCTATCCTGCAGGCTCAATCCTTGATCATCACTATATTCAGTACTCTAATTTCTTTGTCTTAGAAGCCTCAAATTCACTGCCTGATGGCGAACGGATAATCGCGTCTCAAAGCAAGTAA
- a CDS encoding O-antigen ligase family protein, whose product MSLQDQQKTSTSLSLNPLTGEFRPIALLQILLIPLLFVDILLRASNSPEQYGSFHLNMLYLYFVPLLLLMRSYYSENRDLWLHVAQISALILLTFIFLRQRNKYIPAEGRTVHVALIFLLYVLYPLISHNFMQFLRSRAVYIGSYVTILGVFFYHVNEMSAGSTRASFVVYMGLIFGLNLFFIPRYVSRDVFLWGISSLSSFIVVLGLPAYLIGEFNLSWLQISLYQGTFALPIFGTEVHFFQSIFTNPNTVGGLTFAGAFGALALIGENIRRKRLSSIPIAGAMLIVSTLGLFLSYSRASWLAFGIASTLYLAYLILGRRSVPYTAIAVGVLTVLFLGGILFSVIPISANGRFELWKGGIRAILRAPSSFGYGVVNTHELIAPFVTDPAYRGYSPHNSYVEIFLNTGIVGGVAYLILMGGSILEGIIRRKTVDVPIFAFAFGFAVHQAFEVYTMFNVAVSAILATLVVGYLICGYQK is encoded by the coding sequence ATGAGTTTACAAGATCAACAAAAAACCTCTACTTCACTATCACTGAATCCATTAACCGGCGAATTCAGGCCGATTGCCCTTCTACAGATTCTTTTAATTCCCCTTCTATTTGTAGATATTCTCCTTCGCGCATCAAATTCTCCAGAACAGTACGGGTCGTTTCATCTTAACATGCTTTACCTTTACTTTGTCCCACTGTTACTGCTCATGCGTAGTTATTACAGTGAAAATCGGGACTTATGGTTGCACGTTGCACAAATATCGGCGTTAATACTACTTACATTTATATTCCTACGCCAGCGCAACAAATATATTCCAGCAGAGGGTCGAACGGTACACGTTGCCCTTATCTTTCTGTTATATGTACTCTATCCGCTCATCAGTCACAACTTCATGCAATTTCTTCGAAGTAGAGCAGTATATATTGGATCATATGTAACCATCCTTGGTGTATTTTTCTACCACGTCAATGAGATGAGCGCCGGGTCAACAAGAGCATCCTTCGTCGTCTATATGGGGTTGATTTTTGGATTGAACTTGTTTTTTATTCCACGATATGTATCACGTGATGTCTTCCTTTGGGGGATATCTTCTTTGTCCTCATTTATCGTTGTGCTCGGACTTCCGGCCTATCTAATAGGTGAATTCAACCTATCTTGGCTCCAAATCTCGCTATATCAGGGTACATTCGCTTTGCCGATATTTGGAACGGAGGTTCACTTCTTCCAATCAATTTTCACAAACCCAAATACTGTCGGTGGACTTACCTTCGCAGGTGCGTTCGGCGCTCTCGCACTAATTGGTGAAAATATTCGGCGGAAGAGATTGTCCTCAATCCCGATCGCAGGAGCAATGCTCATAGTAAGTACGCTAGGTTTGTTCTTATCTTACTCTCGAGCTTCCTGGCTCGCTTTTGGTATTGCTTCAACGTTGTATCTGGCATATCTTATACTTGGTCGGCGAAGTGTCCCATATACTGCTATCGCAGTTGGAGTATTAACAGTGTTATTCCTCGGGGGTATTCTCTTTTCAGTGATTCCGATCAGTGCAAATGGTCGTTTCGAACTCTGGAAAGGTGGTATCCGGGCAATACTACGCGCACCCTCTTCGTTCGGTTATGGGGTTGTCAATACCCATGAATTAATTGCTCCATTCGTGACTGATCCAGCATATCGTGGTTACTCTCCACACAACTCATATGTAGAGATATTCCTCAACACCGGTATAGTCGGTGGAGTGGCCTACCTGATATTAATGGGAGGAAGTATCCTTGAGGGAATTATTCGGAGAAAAACCGTCGATGTCCCAATATTCGCATTTGCGTTTGGGTTTGCGGTACACCAAGCCTTTGAGGTCTATACTATGTTTAACGTCGCAGTCAGTGCAATACTCGCCACGTTGGTTGTCGGGTACCTCATCTGCGGATATCAAAAGTAA